One genomic region from Pyxicephalus adspersus chromosome 1, UCB_Pads_2.0, whole genome shotgun sequence encodes:
- the LOC140324995 gene encoding collagenase 3-like: protein MDWDIVLKKTSMMDQPRCGVPDVAEYTIIQRDLKWSSKIISYQIVNYTPDLPLSEVDKAIQKALGVWSKVTPLQFIQLQNGMADMMISFGVREHGDFFPFDGPTGVLAHAFPPGDHIGGDIHIDDDETWTVDFSDYNLFSVAVHEIGHSLGLGHSGNAQALMFPFYTYFNSEAFTLPDDDVLGIQELYGSKPLGIITPTLCSQELPLDAIAYWEESVITFKDRKVRYHHPNLPESKSFSTNSLWKNISSPIDAAYNYPGKETLYLFSGRKFWAVNGSTSPNEGPRNIDEFGIPKYVQKIDAAFHDTERKRTFFFTGDLCWSYDEELKQPDTGFPVSLESQFPGIGDKVDAAYIHNNGLIYFYHQTTQIEYDSSRKVVTKISEIYPC from the exons ATGGACTGGGATATTGTCCTAAAGAAAACAAGCATGATGGATCAGCCAAGATGTGGAGTTCCTGATGTTGCagaatatacaattatacaaagaGATTTAAAATGGTCCTCCAAAATCATAAGTTACCA GATTGTAAATTACACTCCAGATTTGCCTCTATCTGAAGTAGATAAAGCCATACAAAAAGCTTTGGGAGTTTGGAGTAAGGTTACTCCACTTCAATTCATCCAGCTTCAGAATGGAATGGCCGATATGATGATATCCTTTGGTGTGAGAG AACATGGAGATTTCTTTCCCTTTGATGGACCTACTGGTGTGCTTGCTCACGCCTTTCCTCCTGGGGACCATATCGGTGGGGATATCCATATCGATGATGATGAGACATGGACTGTAGATTTTTCTG ACTACAACTTGTTTTCGGTGGCTGTCCATGAGATCGGTCATTCACTGGGACTTGGACATTCCGGTAATGCTCAGGCTCTTATGTTTCCCTTCTACACATACTTCAATTCAGAAGCCTTTACTCTTCCGGATGATGATGTCCTAGGAATACAGGAGCTGTATG GGTCCAAACCATTAGGAATTATAACCCCAACTCTTTGCAGCCAGGAGCTTCCTTTGGATGCCATCGCTTATTGGGAAGAAAGTGTGATTACCTTTAAAGACAG AAAAGTACGTTATCATCACCCAAACCTTCCTGAATCTAAATCATTCTCAACTAATTCGCTTTGGAAAAACATTTCAAGTCCCATAGATGCGGCTTATAATTACCCTGGAAAGGAAACCCTTTATTTGTTTAGTG GAAGGAAATTCTGGGCTGTCAATGGATCTACCTCACCGAATGAAGGTCCCAGAAATATTGATGAATTTGGCATCCCGAAATATGTGCAGAAAATAGATGCTGCTTTCCATGATACAGAGAGAAAAagaacttttttctttactggagACCTATGCTGGAG ttatgaTGAAGAACTAAAGCAGCCAGACACTGGTTTCCCTGTATCTCTGGAATCACAATTTCCTGGCATTGGGGATAAAGTAGATGCAGCCTATATACATAATAATG GGCTCATCTATTTTTACCATCAAACAACACAGATTGAATACGACTCTAGCAGGAAGGTTGTCACAAAAATCTCAGAAATATACCCATGTTAA